In Amia ocellicauda isolate fAmiCal2 chromosome 7, fAmiCal2.hap1, whole genome shotgun sequence, the genomic window tgcaccgagttaccttcagaccccacatctctccatacatccccaccAGACCGCTGCGATCTTCTGGTGCCacaagactaactctgcctcctctccactccccttcctccagagaccgctccttctcatcgcTGGCCCCTAAGTgttggaacgaccttcccactgaagttaGAACAACAGAGTTCCTGACTtccttccggcgattactcgacgcatcttttcagactgtacttgtaattttagtctttcattctcctgtaagattgtacttctacaacgttttgtcatactcttgcatttgcattactagcacttgtattgtttattttgatttcccctttgctccctctcccttagtttttaactgtgacttaacattttgtctgcatttatcagcttttacaatctaggatatattgcttactgtatctcggaataaaattaacacccgcCAAATGCGGATAGATTTTGCCAGTGGCgggtaaatctgtcaattttaCCAGCCACTTTGGCGGGTAGCCAAAAAGGAACTTGTCTTGTTTTAATTACTCCTAGCGTATTGGTcgatatgtttcaaaatacgaATTCATTTGACGTTGTAGTGTTGGTATCAAAGTGTTCTCGAATTGTAATTGTTGCGTTGACAAAGTTCATACACGCACAATCAGTGCTATTCTGTaaatctgcggaaatctgcgctacaacacGCCTTCTTCCTTACAGAGAAGCACATacgtgtataatatgtgcagtgcaatgaaACTACCacatctacagctggtatgttaacccacctaaaagccaaacacccttcggCAAAACTACCAATGACAGataaggaaagaggagcaacaaacacattaaacacacacacagccagctattgctctttattctgtatTCGCTGGAACTCGAGCGCACAGTTATGTTTCTGATCGTAGACTGGCAGTCCgagtgtggtgtggagaggaaaagccaatcgtttagtcaagtagattgtataaattaactAGCTATATAGGTcttgtacattttgtatttcgctgttgtgactGGAACACATTGCCaaaaggacgctaatgttaaggcattttcgttgcagctcacattgctaaactggcaattgaatgaaaatgtataaaaattaaaaggaaaaatatattggTCGGTATTGGTCGGTCAGTTACAGATGTAAtggcaaaatattattttataaacgaATAGTCAcgacctttatagttaatttgaaattgtgacaataaaaagttgtgatAATGTAGGCAACAGTAACAATACGAGAGTTGACAGATATGCTgctattatgccatttccataagTCTTCTAAAAAAAcgtattaatttatggggaaacgaTGGAGACGTGCATGTTTTGCTGCGtagctgagattctgctgaagagaaacgtgcggtttgtttgCATTGCATCGATGCTGTCGTGCAtcgtattgaccaatggaaaagacatcactgtctgtcatcattcctagagatatCTTTTACCCAATCCAAAGGACCTCTCTCAGCCCTGGCACTCTCAACTGATAAGGCAGGTGTCCGGTTATGTGCTGGTGTGAGAGTAGTGGTCAGAgtgcagatgagagagagaaacagacttttacattgtagcttaaaaacaattacttttaatgacttttaagggccttaaaaaatactttgaaatgtaatgacttttaatgacacgcggaaacccagagaagggagtagcagtgaAGAGGAGTCAAGTgacaatgtgtcaccatataacaccccttctcatgtgttagtttagGGTGTTTATaaagatccccattagctgccatgttatttcatatgtgattgattaatttgaaaacgatgctccagcacagtctctactagcaagtgttataattcaatagaaggcaatgttttgatcaaaggccttataacacttgcaagtagaaactgtgtgggagcatgtttttctatccagatccttttccctcatatgcacctgtctagtctatacaggtgagCGATTAGCTTCATGTCCTGTTTTAACATGTTTACGACACATTAATACACCTTCATGtatttctggtgatgtttgcctttgtctggtaaaaatatcaagtggctggtaagttttttccttctaccagacacggtggctagtggccaaaaaagtaaattttatCTCCTGTTGTATCTCGTATAcaaattctaaatttgtaaaatgtattatgcctgaactgctCTGTATTATTGCAAAATCTATATGCAGGAGATCTATAGCAAGCATCAACAGTTTGGTGCGTTTCACAGGCTTGTTCAAGAGATGAAAATGCCTGACAGGGAGTTCTTTActtgttatttaaaaatgcatcccAAGACTTTTGAGGTTTGTTTGATGTGGTAATGCACAGGCTGTGGGAAGGGATCTGGGTTCAAGTCCCCAAAGCCATTTAATTTCAGGAACTGTAATACTGGTAACAGTGGTATTTTATGCACGAAGGACTgagatatacagctctggaaaaaatttagacaactgaatttattttcttaaatcagcatctctacatgtatggcagccattccattccagtgacTGTTGAATTTCAACACGGGtacacctcattctactgaatgaggtactgattatgtgatcacctgaaccaaatcttatttaatgaggaaaagtataaaaaccactgctgttgtcatcactatcctcttgcaataggaccagctggatggtaaaaacagtgctagtagtacctaaaaagtaattggaataaaaaaatcactATTGACCatccaaaagagttgaaaaggaaagttttgagtgaggaaaagggttcaattctggctttactggcagagggatacagcgAGGgccgggttgcttccatccttaaaatgtcaaagatggcagttcataagaacaaggtcaagcagcaaaCATTCAGAAAGCTACAGATCGGCAGAGGGTGAAAACAACTCTCCACTGACcaggatgaccgccaactcattcgaatgtcactcatgatgacatcaagtgacctgcAAAAAGAatgccaaatggcagctggggtgaagtgcacggaGAGGACAGTTCGAAAcgggctcctaggggcagggctgaagttgtgcaaagctagaaaaaagcccttcatcaatgagaagcaaagaagagccaggctgaggtttgcaaaagaccataaggattgtaccgtagaggactggagtaagagCATCTTCTcggagtccaattttcagctttgctcaACGCAtggtcatctaatggttagacggagacctggagaggtcTGCAAGCCACAGTGTCATGCACCCACtatgaaatttggtggaggataggtgatgatctgggggtgcttcagcaaggctggaatcgggcagatttgtctttgtgaaggacgcatgaatcaagcgATGTACCAGGTTGTCCTGGAAgtaaacttgcttccttctgctgtgacaatgttccccaactctgaggcttggcttttccagcaggacaatgctccatgccacacagccaggtcaatcaaggtgtggatggaggaccaccagatcaaaatcttgtcatggccagcccaatctccagacctgtaccccattgaaaacctctggaatgtgatcaagaggaagatggatggtcacaagccatcaaacaaagccgagctgcttgaatttttgcgcCAGCAGTGCCATAAAGTCGCCCAACATCAAaatgaaagactggtggagagcatgccatgacgcatgaaagctgtgattgaaaatcagggttattccaccaaatattgttTTCTGAACTCTGCCTAAGTTAAGAAAtgtagtattgtgttgtttaaaaatgaatatgatcttattttctttgcagttgTCAAACCTTGAATAatgcatcttttttgttattttgacagttttgaggttattttctgcaaataaatgctctaaattataatatttttatttggaatttgagcTGTAGAGTGGAATTGGAAAGgtatataaacaaaacatattataaTAGTAACATTGTACAGTGCCTGGGAATGAACCTTGGTTTATAAACTGCTTTTTAGAAATCTAGACCTATCATATCATAAGGTAGTCTAATGGCACCGTTGATTGCTTAAGGAAATACTTATTGCTTAAGTTAAACTTCTCTAAATGACTGTAAAATGTAAAGGTTTGTTTCAAATAATTGTCATGGGTGAATCGCAGAATATGTAAGTAAGGGTCTATTCTGTTCTGACAGTTTTCCTTCAACTCCATTCCCTTCAGACTTGTTTTTCTAAATCTACATCTAATTTGTAAGTCTTACAATTAGATATAGCAAACCcaaaaatacttaaaaagaCTATGTAATGGGGTTATGCAACCACATGTGTTTCTGCAACTATGTGAGTATCTTGTCTGTGGGGGTTTATTGTCAATTTACATCTATAAAATCTAACAGAGGTCTCTTAAAGATAGATTCTGTAGAGAATTAACGTGTGCTTCAGTTTAGAAGACAATCTCATCTGTTTAGTCACACAGTTTAGTCATACAGGGGCATTCTAGAGGgagtaaaaacattttaacttcaactttttatacattttttgtacaTCTTTCACACAGTTCCACGGTCATCTGTGTCTTGCCCATTTCTGTGTCATGTTCTGTTGTGTATATTGCCATGAATAACATGTTACAACTGTCTTCTGTTTCCAGGAATGGATACCAATTCAACTACTACACCTGAGGTTCGTCAAACAATATTTACTGcctgttcagttttttttttttaaggtagaGTAATATGATctattttagtttaataaattgtACAATTGAGTAAGACAATACCCTCTGAATTGATTTAACATTCAGTTTGATACTTTGTCAATATCAAAGATAAAATAGGGCTTTAAACTTATTTTGTAACATAGAGGGACAGCTGTCTTTTGTTTAAACTCATCCATTTATTGATTGAACACAAATAAGCAtcataaatgtttttgttcttaTTAGTCGGAGCTTAATGTGTACATTTCTTTAATATTACTTGCTTTAGCTGAACTGTACTAGCTACTGAGACACATGTAGGATAACAAATTATTTACAGGCTGTGTTGGGCAGTAGCTTGCTAAAAGTAGCTATGTTGTACTTGTGTTTAGTAGTTTGTTCTGGGCCTTTAGCATAGCCAAGGATTGCTTCATGCCCCTTGCCCCACGAGTCAGAggtcccccctccacccatcttGTCACTTCTTCATCCCAGTTGTCACTTTGTCCGCACgtcccccgtcccccccccgcTATTCGTTCACTTCTCAGTTTTCTAAAGTTGTGAAGCGATTCCATGATATATCTCGCAAAAACTCTGGAACaaatattctggaaccagacagtctactgatcaaaacaagaccatccatgttttgatagaagcaacacacacacgtagagagctcaaaatgtcaagttggaaatctctgtttacagtgtactaatacacaacaattttacgTAATTGGAATTGCACATTAACCCCATGACAGCATGCatcacagaaactgtaaatctgatgtgtttgagaatgaaatgcgctggtagccaagagaataagctttctaatgatgtgcgcattgtaggaatacagtgtaacttctatgcacaggagctgagCGTAACACTGCCagataatgcttaagagggtgtagtaacacagtatgtaactctgaaatgtacattacttttcagtttttggtaacctaaacttaattcactggacttgaactgcttagaTTTCAATAAAAAGTGGAAAAataggggtgttctaaaacttttgactggtagagtgcgtgcatgtgtgcatCAATGCATACACTTTTTCTATATATAACTTTCctttgattttagttttgttgaaTGTGTTATTGAGATTAAATATCACCCTACTATagttatttacatttgaatacataaattgtagaatataCATTGTTAAAATATGAAGGTATTAGCTGATTTTGTAGATTAATTATTCTGCCTTGAGgcattggaatgaaaaccaagtCAAAATGATTGACTTAAATTTCAAACATTCATCATTTGATGCATCCTTACAGCAGGACTAACATTTATTCCCCCAGAGCTTTTAGTAGGTCTAATTACATTCTTAATTTATGCAAGCTTAAACCTTGATTGTAACTGATGGCACTGCCGCAGAATACATGACTAGGCATGGATGATACAACactgtaggacttgtatttttACTTATGAACAACACTAATCCTCAATCAGCAAACATGCCAACATTGCCCTTAATTTGGTTTAGGTTGACACAATGTCTCAGGCCAACATTGGCCAAACATTATACTTGTTGCATTCCTATGCTTCGCTAACTCGTATCTTATAATTACGATCACATTTTTATAAGCTTGCAAATGAGGCAAGTAAATGGACTGATTTAAgaacaaatgtatataaattaatatgaaaaatTTAAATTTTCCAGCAGTCCTTGTTTTTACCTTTAACTACAGAATAACTagatgaaaatataattaaaaaaggaaaataaagataAGAAAAAACTAGTGTAactttatttattcaaaagttCATGATAAAAGCTTGTGAACAAAATGGTGTTTATGTGGTATGTCATTCATGGGCTATAGGCTTAatgcttttacttttttttttttttttttttttttttttttacagactgTCAACATAGCTGCTATTGTGGCCCCCAGTGTTATTGGAGGTCTGGCTGTTATCCTGGCTGTCTTCCTTATTGTTTTCTGTGTCATAAGAGGGAAGAGGCAGACAGAAGGCACATATAGGCCAAGCAGCGAAGAACAGACTGGATCACGTGTGGAGACCAATGATGCTCTTAAGCTGCCAAAGGAGGAGCGTCTGATCTAAATGGCCATATGAGGTCCACACAACATTGAAGTCAAGAATGTAGAGCCTGATATCAAATCGGTAACCAAAGCACTAGAGTTCGAAATGAAAACTACATTTTGGCTGTGTCAGTGGATTATAAATATCTGATTTTCTAAACATTGGCTTGTGTGATAAATATCAAGCAGATTGCAAGGGAAATATTGCCACAAGACACTGAGGTTTTGAGGTTTCCCCATCAACCCAAATATGTATCTTCCCAGTTCGGAACGTTTGTGACTCCAGAATCGGAACCTCAAGGTGATCAATTTTCAAACGATATGGAACAGGAGTTGTTTTAAACATGTTGAAATGAGAGGTGGTGTTTGGGTTCTACCTTATCCATTATTGTGTTGCATTTAAAACCTCAAAGTTGATACAGTAAATGCATAGAGCATGGGCTTACAAGTTAATTGAATTGCACGTTTCATATTAAAATCTCTCCATTTATAGTGTAATAGAACaaagtaatgtatattttttgttaatgtacGTTTTAACTAATGTCTATTATGCATATTGAAATGGGTGTAAATATGAGATTTCCTCCATCCCAGATCCTTGTGTTTACCTTGAAACCAGTATaaactgaaacattttcattgaaGTATCAGAGGATGATGCTATATATTAATTACTTTTCAAGTTTAGAGTAGCACTTTACTGTAGTCATGTTTAGAGATTTACATCAAACCTGTTATTTACTttaacataacatttttttcataGTCGGAAGcaatatgtaattaaattgtaCACAATTAACAAACATCTTAATAAATTTTGATAttgtgttttgcttgtttgACGCAGTGAATGAAATGTGCCTATGTTTAACTGTAACTTACATTCATCtaagaaatgtttgttttgataCATTTATCCATgacaatatatttgtaatttgaCTTAATTGTTGTGTTCTGCTGgaccttattttttctaagGATAAATATCTCCCTTTGTTTAGCTGTGAAATGAAGCAGTgccttttcttattttctgtttaCCTTCTAAAAATGTGTTGCTCAAACTGAGTGTCTTTCTATCACACTTAGAGGCCAAGTTAAATAATTTAGTGTATGTAGTGTAAAACTGAATacaacttttttatatatatatatatataaatgttattgttattaaataACAACTCATGAGCCACGAGGCACTGTTTCCacaactcttttttttttatggtgtacaaaacaaaaagtaaaaaatctttaactaaaacaattaaaatgctaCAATTTTAAACAAATTGCATATTCAGCAAAGCCTTCCTTGGAACTTTGCTGGGGTTTATCTGGGCCTGTTAAcaaccattttttttattttataaagaacTTTAAAGTGGAGACTGCTATGTGGAGTATGGACTACCATGTTTGTGTTAAACTGCCAATCATCTTATCAGTACtatgtaaaatgttgtacaaaacaaattcaccagcattttgttaaacaagttttttttttgacatGAAGACCTTTTTTGTATTGGTCTTGTATTGggcattaatacaaataatacacatGATGTATGTTTTAAATGCCTCTAATAAGTTAAAGCTTTTTCTAAGAATAGCTTTTCTTATAAACTAAGGAATACGTCAACTGGTTTCCTTCCATGTAAGAAATTAGATATTTTGTATCAACTACATTACTATTTATAGATGTATACTTACATTTTACTGGCATCCAATCTCATGTTCcaatttgcatttttaacagGTGTCTATTACACTTCTAAGTAACTAATTGTTTGAGTCGAATAGTGGATAAATGGAATATCTTATCTCACACATTGTCCTTTTGTTAATCCAGTaaaagtattatttatattaaattgtATAGATGCTTCtggtgtttattaatttaatttgcttcAAGTTTCATTCTCATTACTCATTATAAAGCATTTAGTTTCTATATCTCTGTATTGTTAAGTGGCACCAGTTTTTGATTTATGGGCAGATCAAGACAGTGGTTCCAACTTTCTAAGTTACAAAGAAGAAATTTATTCTCCttagtttgttttaaagggGACTTATTTTTTGAAAGGCAAATACTCTATTTTAATACATCAATGATTTACAACCAAGTAAATGGAACACATTATATTGATTTACATCAAACTAACCTTCAAAAAGGAGATTTCatgttaaaacttttattttttgcaagcaatattaaaataaggtaaaaatacattttattcatatgtgaaacaaaaaaaacaaactaatgcATTGCTCCAAGCATAAATCAGTTTTGAAACCTAGATATCAGGGAATATGACTTCCAAATTAAGCTCAAATGATGAAGCTGCActgggatattattattattattaatggagGGGTAAAGAACAGTGGCATATAAGGCTTTCAAAGGCAAATCTTAACAGGAATGTTTACACAAGTATATTGACACATCAGAGTGAATGGGAAAAATCCTATCAAACAAATAAATTTTAATAACATCTCTCTGTGATAGTAATTGGCAACCGGAGTTGTTTAGTAATGTCAACATTAAAATCTAATTATGCATACTATCTAAATGctgattatacatttatattcctTAATAATTATCTGTTGAAACACGGATCAGACTAAGTCTTAAAGAGGGTCACTTTTGACagaagtaaaaaagaaaaaaaaaatcccatctTTCCATTGAGCAAgctttgaattttttttttctccagtgtaTACTACGAATGTATAGTCATCTAACATTTTTACACCTAATTTTGCTCTGTATGTAACCTCAACTTTGTGACAGTGCTCCCATGTGCAACATCAGCATATTGTCAGTTTACAGGTTGTTTTAAGACTGGATGGCAGCCTGGTGACTCTTCAGgcaaaaacaattaatttccATTTACTGTATCATGATTCAAATCTTTTCTTCAGCTCAGACACTTTAACAATTGGCACGACTCCATCTTTTGTAGGTGACAAAGGTTCAATAAGTCCTTTTAAATCCTGAACTACAGTTTCTTGGTTGCTTGTCTTAGCCACTAGTCTACCGTTCTCAGAGGTGTCCGAGACATGTGCCATGGGGATTATACCTGGGGTGGTTTCTGAGCATTGATAGATGCTCCCAATCTTATTCAGACCAGGGAAACTATTCGTTGAGATGCTAGGTGTCTGGGATTTCCCTTCAGGTACCTGCTTGGTGACTTTGGCTTGAAAAATGGCTACAGCAGACTGTACGCTGGGAGGCTGTGGTTTGCTTCCCTTCGTTGCCTCTACATCTAATTCTGCTGCAGATTCTAAACTCATCAATGCCATGCCAGGATTTTGAGCTTCTAGACATTTATCATGATCTTTTACGAGTGTTTCACACACTGTAAATGAGCCAGTGTCTTTTCCATACACCTGTAGTCCACTTTCTTGGTTGAATTCTGTGGCCAGATTTACATGATCCTCATCCATCTGCTGATATTCGGTTGTGGAGCTTCCTCCTAATC contains:
- the LOC136752653 gene encoding protein crumbs homolog 3; protein product: MSIIKMKSQKLAALCIILILQSLRTAGMDTNSTTTPETVNIAAIVAPSVIGGLAVILAVFLIVFCVIRGKRQTEGTYRPSSEEQTGSRVETNDALKLPKEERLI